The following are encoded in a window of Streptomyces sp. 11x1 genomic DNA:
- a CDS encoding ROK family transcriptional regulator produces MTSNPTSRDYNKASVLDVVLTRAPLTRNELIELTGLSKATVSRAVEELRADGFVIDGGVDEVVGRGRRSTYLDVPATTGHVVGIGFGAQTTCVLVTDLRGREVDHVMVPTADHDEVRTGAEWLVGLIAKASESAQGPLRQVVAAVPGRVRNGKEIFGPAESLKIFAGSDLQRAVAGLINAPVLLDSDANASLLGILTDDATVRNAALFSLSTNLNLASCTDRELARGRTPAFGDIGVLSSGVDDEILGEVLSTRGLLRFARGRGLDLERIEDLWLEPHEEMPRAEVLEAFTMAVATAVGVVAVMLDPESVYFVGRLRPLVEEVLPEVRRRLDQSLPAVPEVRTVTQVIGLSTAQGAVYACLALAQDRLRNAVLGARRQGQPAERSAPAF; encoded by the coding sequence GTGACCAGCAACCCCACATCGCGCGACTACAACAAGGCCTCGGTCCTTGATGTGGTCCTGACCCGGGCGCCCTTGACGCGGAATGAGCTCATCGAGCTCACGGGCTTGAGCAAGGCCACGGTGTCCCGAGCCGTAGAGGAGCTTCGGGCGGATGGCTTCGTCATCGACGGCGGAGTCGATGAGGTTGTCGGCCGTGGCCGACGGTCCACCTACCTGGACGTGCCCGCCACGACCGGGCACGTCGTCGGTATCGGCTTCGGAGCGCAGACCACCTGTGTCCTCGTGACCGATCTGAGGGGCCGCGAGGTCGACCACGTGATGGTTCCCACCGCGGACCACGACGAGGTCAGGACCGGCGCAGAATGGCTGGTCGGCTTGATTGCGAAGGCCAGTGAGTCCGCACAGGGGCCACTGCGCCAGGTCGTCGCCGCAGTGCCAGGCCGGGTCCGGAACGGCAAGGAGATTTTCGGCCCGGCGGAGTCGCTGAAGATCTTCGCCGGCTCTGATCTTCAGCGAGCCGTCGCAGGCCTGATCAATGCTCCCGTGCTCCTCGACAGCGACGCCAATGCGTCCTTGCTCGGGATCCTCACCGACGACGCCACTGTCAGGAACGCCGCGCTCTTCAGCCTCAGCACCAACCTGAACCTCGCCAGCTGCACAGATCGCGAGCTCGCCCGCGGGCGGACACCTGCCTTCGGGGACATCGGTGTGCTCTCCTCCGGGGTTGACGATGAGATCCTCGGTGAGGTGCTGAGCACAAGAGGTCTTCTGCGCTTTGCTCGTGGGCGTGGACTCGACCTGGAACGCATCGAAGACCTCTGGCTGGAACCGCACGAAGAGATGCCGCGCGCCGAGGTGCTGGAAGCGTTCACCATGGCAGTCGCAACCGCTGTCGGCGTCGTCGCCGTGATGCTGGACCCTGAATCGGTCTACTTCGTGGGTCGATTGCGCCCGCTCGTCGAAGAAGTGCTTCCCGAGGTGCGCAGACGACTGGACCAGAGCCTTCCGGCGGTGCCAGAGGTCAGGACGGTGACGCAGGTGATCGGCCTGTCGACGGCACAAGGAGCGGTGTACGCGTGCCTGGCCTTGGCTCAGGACCGGCTACGGAACGCTGTGCTCGGGGCGCGTCGACAGGGTCAACCCGCAGAGCGATCCGCGCCCGCCTTCTGA
- a CDS encoding aspartate aminotransferase family protein: MTSTVSRALAHYPNRFDPGGLSELPEHLQETIRRRNKVLGPGYTLIYKEPVEFVSGRGAHLIDRDGNDYLDAYNNVPCVGHAHPHVAEAVSRQMTAVNTNTRYVQESLVDYAERLLATFPEELSKLSLACSGSEANDLAVRVARFHTGGEGIIVTRWAYHGLTREVASFSPTLGTGSPLGPNVRLIDPPDPRLVAPGSTLAEHMRNQVRGAIDDLERHGYRLAALITDCAYSSDGIFTDPVGYMKAVVEEVHASGGVYIADEVQSGFARLGDSMWGFTRHAVLPDIVTMGKPMGNGLPISGVVFRPEVCEAFGQNVRYFNTFAGSSIPVAAGAAVLDVFENENVQQRALQNGTALRAGLQEITKNSPYVAEVRGSGLYVGVELVKDRKTLEPDRSRTEDVINDMRDRRILISGTGRAANVLKIRPPLAFTSADVTRFLEAFSEVAKDRL; this comes from the coding sequence ATGACTTCGACGGTGAGTAGAGCCCTCGCCCACTACCCCAACCGGTTCGACCCGGGCGGGCTGAGCGAACTCCCCGAGCACCTCCAGGAGACGATCCGACGCCGGAACAAGGTGCTCGGTCCTGGCTATACGCTCATCTACAAGGAGCCGGTCGAGTTCGTCTCCGGTCGCGGAGCCCACCTGATCGACCGCGACGGCAACGACTACCTCGACGCGTACAACAACGTTCCGTGCGTCGGGCACGCCCATCCGCACGTGGCCGAGGCCGTCTCCCGCCAGATGACGGCAGTCAACACCAACACTCGCTACGTCCAGGAGTCGCTGGTCGACTACGCGGAGCGACTTCTCGCAACCTTCCCCGAGGAGCTGTCGAAGCTGAGCCTCGCGTGCAGCGGGTCGGAGGCGAACGACCTCGCGGTGCGGGTGGCGAGGTTCCACACGGGTGGTGAGGGAATCATCGTGACTCGCTGGGCCTACCACGGCCTCACTCGTGAGGTGGCGAGCTTCTCGCCGACCCTGGGCACAGGATCACCGCTGGGACCGAACGTCCGGCTCATCGATCCTCCTGACCCGCGCCTCGTCGCGCCCGGGTCCACGCTCGCCGAGCACATGCGCAACCAGGTGCGCGGCGCGATCGACGACCTGGAGCGCCACGGATACCGGCTCGCGGCGCTGATCACCGACTGTGCCTACTCCAGCGATGGGATCTTCACGGACCCGGTCGGTTATATGAAGGCCGTGGTGGAGGAGGTGCACGCGTCCGGCGGTGTCTACATCGCGGACGAGGTGCAGTCGGGATTCGCCCGGCTCGGGGATTCGATGTGGGGCTTCACCCGCCACGCTGTGCTGCCGGACATCGTCACCATGGGTAAGCCGATGGGCAACGGATTGCCGATCTCCGGTGTAGTTTTCCGCCCCGAGGTCTGCGAAGCGTTCGGACAGAACGTTCGCTACTTCAACACCTTTGCCGGCAGCTCGATCCCTGTGGCCGCCGGCGCCGCGGTCCTGGACGTCTTCGAGAACGAGAACGTGCAGCAGCGCGCCCTCCAGAACGGTACTGCTCTGCGTGCAGGGCTCCAGGAGATCACGAAGAATTCCCCTTACGTAGCTGAGGTGCGCGGCAGCGGTCTCTACGTCGGTGTGGAACTCGTCAAGGACCGGAAGACGCTCGAGCCCGACCGCTCACGCACCGAAGATGTCATCAACGACATGCGCGACCGTCGGATCCTCATCAGCGGCACGGGCAGGGCGGCGAACGTTCTGAAGATCCGCCCCCCGCTGGCCTTCACCTCCGCCGATGTGACCCGATTCCTGGAGGCCTTCTCCGAGGTCGCGAAGGACCGTCTGTAG